From the genome of Pseudomonas migulae:
GGCGCATGGGCCTCGTTGCGTCCGACCCTGCATGTGCCGATCCAGGCACGGGCCACCTTGTGGCGGGTGTTGCCGCTGAATATCTCGACCTGGGCGCTCGGCGGTTTTTTTGCCTCGCTCGCCCCCTCGCTGTTACGCACGGCCACCGGCTCAACCTCGAATCTGATGGGTGGAGTGGCAGTCGCGGCGTTGACACTGACCGGCGCGCTGACGATCTTCACCTTGCGCAATCAACCCGCCGCGAAGGCGCTGCTGTTGGGTGGCACCTTCCTGCCAACGGGCATCGTGTTGCTGTTACTGGGCGTGCACAGTGCCAGCCTGACCTTGTTTCTCCTTGGCACACTGGTGGCCGGTTGCGGATTCGGCGCCGGTTTCCTCGGAGCGGTGCGCAGCCTGGTACCACTGGCGCTGCCTCATGAGCGGGCAGGGTTGATGTCGGCGTTTTATGTGCTGAGTTACCTGGCGTTCTGTCTGCCGTCGTTGCTGGCAGGGAGCCTGGCGCGGACGTTTGGCCTGGTGACCACCACCGATGGCTATGGCGCGGTGCTGATTGTCCTGTCTGTCGGTGCGTTACTGGCGTTGCTGCGTCAACAGTCCGCGGCAGTGTGCAGCGCCAGCGGTCACCCATAAAAAAGCGGCGCCTTGCAAGGCGCCGCTCTCGTACGTGCACAGATCAGATCTGTGCGAACCCACCATCC
Proteins encoded in this window:
- a CDS encoding MFS transporter; this translates as MSNSASKRSSLWFLAITLLSFLAASTAPTPLYHLYQEQLQFSAATLTVIFGVYAISLLAALLTVGSLSDHLGRKPVIFTAVILNLLAMLLFINADSVAWLISARVLQGFATGMATAVLSAALLDTDRQQGPLVNSVAPLLGMAIGGMGCGLLAEFAPLPLQLTYWVLLALFLMQALYVWRLPESVSPQPGAWASLRPTLHVPIQARATLWRVLPLNISTWALGGFFASLAPSLLRTATGSTSNLMGGVAVAALTLTGALTIFTLRNQPAAKALLLGGTFLPTGIVLLLLGVHSASLTLFLLGTLVAGCGFGAGFLGAVRSLVPLALPHERAGLMSAFYVLSYLAFCLPSLLAGSLARTFGLVTTTDGYGAVLIVLSVGALLALLRQQSAAVCSASGHP